The genome window TGGTTACCGCACCATTTTGTTTTCTGTAGCTGCGAGAATAGCGTTGTTTGTTCCACAAAAATAGCATCTTGTATTAGTTTTAAACTGCTTGGTTTCCATGTCTAATTTAGTGATCAACACATCTCGTTTCATCAGATCATTCATAAAGAGGTCGCTGTCGGACGGTAATATTCTGTGCGAGAACAGTGTAGCTGTATCTAACTGCAACGTTGGAGAAAACAACGCAGAATTGCTCCCGATGCAACAGCTGAATGATATTAGAGAGCCTTCTGATTCTGCACCAGAGATCTCCATATGCGAACCTAACATGTACCCCAGGTTTGTTTATTCTTGCACAAAATTTCTACTGGAAAACAACAGCCTTTCCATGAATGTAATATGAGCTAACTGCATTTTCTGATATTCAGTACTAACTATGGCACAATGCCTGGAAGACACTCCATGTCAGAAGAGCGGCAGAATTATTTGAAAAGATTAGGTTACCCTGAACTTCATTCCTCAAATTTCCTTGACCTTGATTTGTTGTCATCTTCGGGAAATTCTTGTGACGAGGAAATTTTCGAGAGGTAGAATACACTGCCACTAATTTACATATCCCGCAACTTCCTTTACATTCTCATCCCCTTGATCTGGCAACCTAGGATTTATGATATTTAGGCCAGTGATGTGATAGTACTCCCAGTCCCAAGTATTGAGATTGTTGACCTTGTTAAGATGTTTCAAATCCTAATTTGCAGGTCGTTGCTGATCAATTCGCCTATGGATGTTATCAGTGTTGAGTCATCTACGTTGTACAGCGATCAAGGACACCATGATGAGGTTAGCCTAGTTATCTAAACTCTACCTCAAGCTATCTATCTAACAAGGCAATGAAGATTATATGCAACTGAACGACCTGAAACTCTGCCTTCCCTTATATCTGAATTTTATGAAATGAACCTTCTTCCTTTTACCAGGGAAGGGATGATACAGATCTGTCGCGCTCGAGCAGCCAACTCTCAGACGTTCGGGACTATTCCGACCTCTTTGCTCAATGGGTCGCTAATGGAGGCATGCTTTGCTACTAGGCGCTGAAATTTTGTCATGGAAGCAACTCTGTAGAAATTTTGCCCCAGCAGGAAGATTCACAGTTAGAGCAGATCAAATGGCTGACGGCTAGGCTCATCTGGATGCGCAGGAGGCGTGACTGAAGCGATGGCAACCATGGGAGAAACCTCGCATCGGCACAGTTGGGAAGCGTTGATATTCGGAGGAGGAACGAGATGATATTGGCTCAGTTGGGTACATGATGCAATTTGCTATGGTGAAGAATTGACCATAGCGCAGACAATAAATAGGCAAAGTATATCTGATTCTTTTAGCTTAGTTTACTTTTCCTTCTAAATagataattataaaaaaaacttgcatttaaagaaaaaagaaaaagaaaactatcGTGAAAGAAAAGCACCTGTCCTGTAAATAGTATGTTACAGAAGTGTAAATATTTGCTACTTATAGCTCTGTTTCGGAGGGCTCTGTTTTTCTTTGTATTGTTCCGGTACTACATTCATTTGCGGTGGCGTATCAACACGCGTCAGACAGCTCGTGAGTTTGCGGCACTTACGGTGCTTTGTATCGACCGGAACGAGCGGTGGAAGCGCCAGCGTCGGTGCATTGCAGATTTTTGGGGTTCTACAGAATTTCATCTTCGTTATCAGGTACATACCAACACGGTACCACTCTTCATCGACCATGGAGCACCATCTTAGAAGACGCAAGTTGAGGACACAAAAACGACATGCACATTGCGAAACAGGCAAAATAGCCCAGGTTTCCAGTTCCAGGGTTCATGTTGCTGAAGCGGCAAGACATTTTTCAATCTCTGCTACTAAATCAAACTTCCATTAACTGGGAATGTAAACATATATGATCCATGGAAATCAGATCTTCTCAACTGAACGAGTTTACATAGAACCATCACATTGCACCGATCCACCGAATATAAGCAAAACTACTTATACAACATCTTCCCAAGCTCTCTCCCCTCGTAGCAGCAGTGTTCAAAACAGGGACACAACAAGTTCAGCTAGAAAGCCCTAAAACTCAAGCTTcggaaaatatttaatttaagcTGAAGAAGACTTCTCATAGTGACGGCCTAAGCCTACTCACTCCCAACCCTGGGCTGCGGTTTGTGCCGCTGGGTCCCAACCAGTAGGAGCAACCACAGGAGGAAAGCACCACCCACTGGTGCAGGTACAGGGGCCCCTGCTTGATCCCATccatcagcagcagcaaccgGAGCTGTCAccaaaaaattgaaacaaaaatgAGACCAACTCATTTCAGGTTACCACAGCAAATCTGTAGAGCAGTAACTCAGTGCAGAGCAAATGATCAACATTGCAGTTTCTTGCCAAAGGTGATTAAATTTTATTAAAAGGGGATTACAATACAAAGTACATACCTGGAGCAGCACCCCATTCGGTACCAGCGGCACCGATAGCAGCAGGCGCAACAACATCAGAGGTCCACTGGTCACTACCCCATTGATCAGCTGATGGGTAATCAGTGATTGCGGCAAAATCAGgggccgcagcagcagcttcctCAGGGTCTCTGTAGAAGAACAAATCAACCTGCAAGGAACACATCGTCAGCAACATTGAACCATCCGCTTAACCCATGGCTTCGAACATTGAAATGGCAATTCTTGTCACCTGGTGATCAGTCCTTGGGTCAGTGAGGATGAGCAGGCGTGGCTCGCTGAAGGATGTCTAGAGCTGGTTGGTGAAGGTACCAGGGGTGTGCTTCCTAGCGATGGTGTGGGCGCCTGTGTACTGCGCGAACTTGAGGACGGCGCGCTGGCCGTAGGGGCGGGCGGACTTGGACGATGATGTCCTGCAGGTTCTCGATGGCAACGATGACCCTGGCCGCGAGCTGGAGCTTCTCCCATGTCTTGCCAAGGTTGATGACGTAGATGCCTAATGGACACAATCACACAACAATGGAGGCATGGGCGGACCCAGTGGGTAATCCGGGTAGGCCTACGACTACCCGGATTTTTTGGCCCACAAATTTTTAGGCCCATCACAAATAAGAAATAAGCAAAAGCCCATATTACCTGCCATGTAGTGTGTATGATTGCCGGAACGCCCGAAGCCGATTGGCCAACTAGCCCTAAGCGTACGGCGACGGCCAACTGGCGAGGAGAGCGAAGAGCgcgcggcggtggtggtggcggcggcgggcagaCGAGCTCGATGCGGTGCACTGGGCGGCAGGCGGGCGCGCGGCGGGCAACGGGCCGGCGCTGCGGCTGCTGGTGGGTGCACAGCGGTGGGAGGCTGCAGGCGGCACCACGACGGGGACTCCTTTGCCGGCGTGGTCTTACGTCGTCATCGTAGTCTCACTCCTCGCCGGCGCCTCCATCGTCCACAACATCTACAAGCCTAACATGGTCCGTTAGCCTACCACTCCCACAACCTGTTCGACGGAATTCCTACATGGATCTTCTTGTTCATttcttccttttattttctactCCTGCAGACCATTCCTCCTGTGGAGAGTGCTAGCAGCGGCCAGGAGAGCTGAGTTCGAATGCTGGGTACCAGGGTTTCAAtggtttgatttttcttttttaattaccATATCGTGTCGAGGGATGCTGCTGAAATTACTTGCTTCCTTCAGCCAGCAACATACCTTGAGTCTGAGGCTCTGAGCTAGCTGTTAGTTACCACTTC of Phragmites australis chromosome 3, lpPhrAust1.1, whole genome shotgun sequence contains these proteins:
- the LOC133911747 gene encoding uncharacterized protein LOC133911747, with the protein product MAQRALRRCRSFPSPLVLPFALPSPSTRIHTQHGGGGRRRRHAGAVPAGAGHTDDARCPRPPGHQELRLPDGALRLQAPHRRHLRHQPWQDMGEAPARGQGHRCHREPAGHHRPSPPAPTASAPSSSSRSTQAPTPSLGSTPLVPSPTSSRHPSASHACSSSLTQGLITRLICSSTETLRKLLLRPLILPQSLITHQLINGVVTSGPLMLLRLLLSVPLVPNGVLLQLRLLLLMDGIKQGPLYLHQWVVLSSCGCSYWLGPSGTNRSPGLGVSRLRPSL